One Rosa chinensis cultivar Old Blush chromosome 5, RchiOBHm-V2, whole genome shotgun sequence genomic region harbors:
- the LOC112165834 gene encoding uncharacterized protein LOC112165834 — MTMDRAQPSSDSPTREPKSPVVLSIDCLKGTNKADEWTDDMLQTGDIVEELRIGTSVTVKAPFKNGRSGVQKILHASFKAKDTSIQVRVRRGRDDFTELQACIVPNDSAGKKVYMLRSITDPNYAVGFCDHTEADCFELQASRNARMVSALTRTKLQDGYVAYPWERKMQELLPIPYSSSFLSVLFLPKASDRAASRYNDLDDTLARANVWLNASQASGVPVVFMNIQTESLLTKISGETASSTVNAGSLSDLANLASASLYGFEDYHGVDIGVVRAVRLWYAPLGPEIPVEIKLQEGDVKLGFAISRTEEGFIYVSSVAGGDENAPSSRSGLSNLYKEAMNASRLLVVSRVSNQKVLPWMVSSTGAVRCYDTVSLSQKLSLHRHAKIPVSIHVFLWDRTVVPSNTNQTRRGASPPTMPLPLPPEVQLSRQPNENQIQPLPLELADESGSVMSERLSERLERDTAGESSFRFHDFSLSSNWV; from the exons ATGACCATGGACCGAGCACAACCGAGCTCCGACTCACCGACGCGAGAGCCGAAATCCCCTGTGGTTCTCTCCATCGACTGCCTCAAGGGAACCAATAAAGCCGACGAGTGGACCGACGACATGCTCCAGACCGGAGACATAGTCGAGGAGCTCCGTATCGGCACCTCCGTCACCGTCAAGGCGCCGTTCAAGAACGGCAGGAGCGGCGTCCAGAAGATTCTGCACGCTTCCTTCAAGGCCAAGGACACGTCGATCCAGGTCAGAGTACGGCGCGGCCGGGACGACTTCACCGAGTTGCAGGCTTGTATTGTCCCCAATGACTCCGCCGGAAAAAAGGTGTACATGCTTCGGTCCATCACGGACCCGAACTACGCCGTCGGGTTCTGCGACCATACGGAAGCCGACTGCTTTGAACTACAAG CTTCAAGGAACGCCCGGATGGTTAGTGCACTAACCAGGACTAAACTTCAAGATGGATATGTTGCATATCCTTGGGAAAGGAAGATGCAGGAGTTGCTACCAATCCCCTATTCTAGTAGCTTTCTATCAGTACTCTTTCTTCCAAAGGCTTCAGATCGCGCAGCTTCTCGCTACAATGACTTGGATGACACCCTTGCTAGGGCAAATGTCTGGCTTAATGCCTCCCAGGCCTCTGGTGTCCCCGTTGTTTTCATGAACATCCAGACCGAGTCCCTTCTTACCAAG ATCTCCGGTGAGACAGCTTCTTCAACTGTAAACGCAGGGTCGTTATCCGATTTGGCTAATCTTGCAAGTGCAAGCTTGTACGGTTTTGAAGATTACCATGGGGTTGACATTGGTGTAGTCCGAGCTGTTCGCCTATGGTATGCTCCTCTTGGTCCAGAAATTCCAGTTGAGATCAAATTGCAAGAAGGAGACGTGAAACTTGGTTTTGCCATTAGCCGCACAGAAGAG GGGTTTATATACGTTTCATCAGTGGCTGGTGGCGATGAAAATGCACCTTCAAGTCGATCGGGGCTGAGCAATTTGTACAAGGAAGCAATGAATGCATCAAGGCTGCTGGTGGTGTCAAGGGTCTCTAACCAAAAGGTGCTTCCTTGGATGGTTTCCTCAACAGGAGCAGTTCGATGCTACGATACCGTTTCACTCAGCCAGAAGCTCTCACTGCACCGTCACGCCAAGATTCCGGTGTCCATTCACGTTTTTCTCTGGGATAGAACAGTGGTTCCTTCAAATACAAACCAAACAAGAAGGGGCGCCTCCCCACCAACTATGCCATTACCTTTACCGCCTGAGGTTCAATTGTCTCGTCAGCCGAATGAGAACCAAATACAACCTTTACCATTAGAACTTGCTGATGAAAGTGGAAGTGTCATGAGTGAACGGTTATCAGAGAGGCTTGAGAGAGATACAGCTGGGGAGTCCTCATTTAGATTCCATGATTTTTCACTTTCTAGCAATTGGGTATGA